In Cryptomeria japonica chromosome 10, Sugi_1.0, whole genome shotgun sequence, a genomic segment contains:
- the LOC131072572 gene encoding glycine-rich RNA-binding protein 3, mitochondrial yields the protein MAFANKLGSLLRQSVLKHTGSSASASMPSIFNAVRYMSSSKLFIGGLSWGVDDSSLREAFSDFGEVIEARVILDRDSGRSRGFGFVSFTNTEEASAAMSAMDGKEIQGRSVRVNYATERTGGFGGGGGGYGGGGGYGGGGGGGGYGGGGGSYGGSDDFGGGGRSRDGFDEDKSY from the exons ATGGCTTTCGCCAATAAATTGGGAAGCCTTCTAAGGCAATCTGTACTAAAGCACACTGGTTCAAGTGCTTCAGCATCCATGCCTTCCATATTTAATGCTGTGCGTTACATGTCATCTTCAAAGCTCTTCATAGGAG GGCTATCTTGGGGTGTGGATGATTCGTCCCTGAGAGAAGCATTCAGTGATTTTGGTGAGGTGATTGAAG CAAGAGTTATCTTGGATAGAGACAGTGGTAGATCAAGAGGCTTTGGTTTTGTCAGCTTTACTAACACTGAGGAAGCTTCAGCTGCAATGTCGGCAATGGATGGCAAG GAAATTCAAGGTCGTAGTGTTCGTGTTAACTATGCAACAGAGAGAACTGGAGGctttggtggaggtggtggtggctATGGTGGGGGTGGCGGCTATGGTGGTGGCGGAGGCGGTGGTGGTTATGGCGGAGGTGGTGGTAGTTATGGTGGATCTGATGATTTTGGTGGTGGTGGCAGGTCCCGTGATGGATTTGACGAGGACAAGAGTTACTGA